The Alnus glutinosa chromosome 1, dhAlnGlut1.1, whole genome shotgun sequence region GGTGGTTCGgttttggccggagatggagaacgcacAGTGGTGTGGCGGGCTCGTGAGTGGTCGACGGTGGCTGGCTCGTGAGTGGTCGACAATGGCGGGCTCACGGTGGGGTTGAggagaggagatggagagagagagagagagagggagggaaagatttggggggaaaatggtttggAGAAGAAAAATGGGTATAGAAGACGGGGGGGtgggttttcaaaaaaaagattttttttttttttaaaaaaaaaaaaaaaaaaaaaaaactattaaaagcAAAAGGCCccttccacgtaggaaagggtcGGGCAGGGGActatcattactcatatatatatatatatatatatagagagagagagagagagagagagaggggggagggggaagaGAGGATTCACATGTATGAAGTTAATGAAGCACGTGTAACTAGCACGTTGTCGTGACCCACGACTCAGCCAACTTGGCAAATGCAACATGAGCGGACCCTCCCTCTTCCACGGCTGCCACGGCTGCATCTCTCATGGCTAAAACCTTCTGCTTCACCACTTTGCCTGCTTCCGAGTCCATTAACTCCCTCACTCTCTTCTCCAACTCGGCCGCACTCACCAACCCGTCTTCCGACTCATTCACTGCCAACGCCACCTTAAATTCCTTCACCAAGACCACCCTGGTCAGCCTTTGTTCCGCATACAAAGGCCACCCAACCTTCGGCAAGCCACTAGACACCGCTTCAAGCACTGAGTTCCACCCGCAGTGTGTCACGAACCCACCCACCGAACCATGACTCAGTATCTCCACCTGTGGAGCCCATTGCTTCACCACAAAACCCCTACCCTTGGTCCTTTCCAAGAAACCGTTTGGCAACAACTCATCCAAATTTGGCTCTTTGTTGTTATCTGGTGGCGGATTTCTTACTACCCATAAGAACCTTTGGCCGCTATTTTCTAATCCTACGGCTATTTCATGCAACTGTTTTGCCGAAAACAATCCCATGCTTCCAAAAGACAGAAACACGACGCTTTGACTTGGTTGCGAGTTTAGCCAATTCAAACACTCATGCTGATTTTCTCCATCCTGATTGCTGCTTGATATCAAAGGTCCAACACAGAATATCGGCGGTGTTGGGCCATCTGTCACACATAGCCCATCCGATATTGCTCCAATAGCTTTTCCTTCGAGCAGTTCAAACGTATTTACAATAAGTCCATTTGATTTGGCCATGTGGGTTGCTGTGTTTAAGAAATACTCATACACTTTAGCACTACGATCAGACATATTTTTCGGCATGTCTGAAACCGGGATAGAAGGTAAGCCTGGAATATCAATAAGCATATGATCATCGAGATCTTTCAAGCTTTTGTCCAGGCTTTTATGGAGAGTGGGGCGGTATAGGAAGGCGGTTAGAGTGCTTGCGCTGGAGGTGTAGAAATAATAGATGGGGATGCTAAGGTTTGCGGCTACTCTGAAAGCAGCATCACAAAAGAAGTCAATGATAAAGGCTTTGAGTTTGGAGGTCTGGGAGATGGTTTGAAGGGTTT contains the following coding sequences:
- the LOC133858263 gene encoding anthocyanidin 5,3-O-glucosyltransferase-like; translation: MKEVIVLYPSPGRGHLLAMVELGKLILKHHPSFSITILVLNTQNTDSASTAQYVASSTAQYMAAVKATTPSITFLHLPPIADVPSTPSRIELLYLFPHLNNPNVHQTLQTISQTSKLKAFIIDFFCDAAFRVAANLSIPIYYFYTSSASTLTAFLYRPTLHKSLDKSLKDLDDHMLIDIPGLPSIPVSDMPKNMSDRSAKVYEYFLNTATHMAKSNGLIVNTFELLEGKAIGAISDGLCVTDGPTPPIFCVGPLISSSNQDGENQHECLNWLNSQPSQSVVFLSFGSMGLFSAKQLHEIAVGLENSGQRFLWVVRNPPPDNNKEPNLDELLPNGFLERTKGRGFVVKQWAPQVEILSHGSVGGFVTHCGWNSVLEAVSSGLPKVGWPLYAEQRLTRVVLVKEFKVALAVNESEDGLVSAAELEKRVRELMDSEAGKVVKQKVLAMRDAAVAAVEEGGSAHVAFAKLAESWVTTTC